The Thermococcus sp. M39 genome has a segment encoding these proteins:
- a CDS encoding DUF2283 domain-containing protein: MKEKVKFKPVDYDPIVDSLFVRVPESEYEHSVMLGDDVILDFGRLSGKDKLDIVGFEILEASKKFGLDKHLLRNIKRLYAEIKISEDRIEMMISIVVVQRKKERKRSRILEMANVGLPTAVTSISV, translated from the coding sequence ATGAAAGAGAAGGTTAAGTTTAAGCCTGTGGATTATGATCCTATAGTTGATTCACTCTTTGTAAGGGTGCCGGAGAGTGAGTATGAACATTCTGTTATGCTTGGAGATGATGTTATTCTGGATTTTGGTCGGCTTTCAGGTAAGGATAAGTTGGATATCGTTGGTTTTGAGATACTCGAGGCTTCCAAAAAGTTCGGGTTAGACAAACATTTGCTCAGGAACATTAAGAGACTCTACGCGGAGATTAAGATTAGCGAAGATAGGATTGAAATGATGATTTCAATAGTTGTAGTGCAAAGAAAGAAGGAACGGAAACGCTCAAGAATATTAGAAATGGCAAACGTCGGTCTTCCCACAGCTGTCACTTCAATTAGTGTCTAG
- a CDS encoding DUF3368 domain-containing protein produces the protein MGCEKVIYRCFSATHNPQAALDDLKARKVARSEGVNVIGTLGILKLLKELNLAKFEPEDLFKELTQVGFRIKKELFFEIFKD, from the coding sequence TTGGGTTGTGAGAAGGTAATCTATCGCTGCTTTAGTGCAACCCACAATCCTCAGGCTGCTTTGGATGATTTAAAAGCTAGGAAAGTTGCGAGAAGCGAGGGAGTTAACGTAATCGGAACATTGGGCATTTTAAAGCTTTTGAAAGAATTAAACTTAGCCAAATTTGAGCCTGAAGACCTTTTTAAAGAGCTAACTCAAGTAGGTTTCAGAATTAAAAAAGAGCTGTTCTTTGAGATTTTCAAAGATTAA